One genomic region from Epinephelus fuscoguttatus linkage group LG8, E.fuscoguttatus.final_Chr_v1 encodes:
- the ppp1r8b gene encoding protein phosphatase 1, regulatory subunit 8b → MATKTSKESAPPFDCPSWAGKPPQGLHLDVMKGDKLMEKLIIDEKKYYLFGRNPDWCDFTIDHQSCSRVHAALVYHKHLKRVFLIDLNSTHGTFLGHIRLEAHKPQQVPIDSTISFGASTRTYTIREKPQTQGTAGTGDSKTGEDEELKGLLGLPEEETELENLTEFNTAHNKRISLLTIEEGNLEIQRPKRKRRNSRVTFNEEDSIINPEDIDPSVGRFRNMVQTAVIPIKKRRSDSQNTLGLEDLTSKRIHGYSLGGGLYGDLPPTSHENQPTGAPGGAAMQGGLPLPFPNPAPEVDLAPEAPQPPVTLNPTPVTAPYLPETHNEPRKKKYAKEAWPGKKPTPSLLI, encoded by the exons ATGGCGActaaaacaagcaaagaaagtGCTCCTCCTTTTGATTGTCCATCATG GGCAGGCAAGCCGCCCCAGGGGCTGCATCTGGACGTGATGAAGGGAGACAAACTGATGGAG AAACTGATCATAGATGAAAAGAAGTACTACTTGTTTGGGAGGAACCCAGACTGGTGTGACTTCACCATCGACCATCAGTCATGCTCACGTGTCCACGCTGCCCTGGTCTACCACAAACACCTGAAAAGGGTCTTTCTCATAGACCTCAACAGCA CTCACGGTACTTTCCTTGGACACATCCGTCTGGAGGCACACAAGCCTCAGCAAGTACCCATAGACTCTACAATATCTTTTGGGGCCTCAACAAGGACATACACCATCAGAGAGAAACCCCAAACCCAAGGCACGGCCGGCACAGGAGACAGTAAgacaggagaggacgaggagcTGAAAGGACTGCTTGGGCTTCCAGAAGAAGAGACAGAGCTGGAG AACCTGACAGAGTTCAACACAGCTCACAACAAACGCATCTCCCTACTGACCATCGAGGAGGGTAATCTTGAAATCCAGAGGCCTAAGAGGAAACGGAGGAACTCCAGAGTTACCTTCAATGAAGAGGATTCCATCATTAACCCAG AGGATATAGACCCCTCAGTGGGACGCTTTAGAAACATGGTCCAGACTGCTGTCATCCCCATCAAG AAACGCAGATCAGATAGCCAAAACACTCTGGGTCTTGAAGACCTGACCTCGAAACGCATCCACGGCTACAGCTTGGGCGGCGGTCTTTACGGGGACTTGCCTCCCACCAGTCATGAGAACCAGCCAACAGGAGCTCCAGGAGGTGCTGCCATGCAGGGAGGGCTTCCTCTGCCCTTCCCCAATCCAGCACCAGAGGTGGACCTGGCCCCAGAGGCTCCCCAGCCCCCTGTCACACTCAACCCTACCCCTGTCACAGCCCCTTATCTACCAGAGACCCACAACGAGCCACGCAAGAAGAAGTATGCCAAAGAAGCTTGGCCGGGCAAGAAACCCACCCCGTCACTACTCATCTAA